A window of Actinopolymorpha sp. NPDC004070 contains these coding sequences:
- a CDS encoding LysR substrate-binding domain-containing protein, protein MQLQQLAYFVAVAELRHFTRAAERVHVAQPSLSQQIRALERELGAELFRRARGNIALTDAGEALLPLARRILADTDTARLEVQELVQLRRGRVRLGATPSLCTGLLPDVLRAYHQRYPGIHLIIEEAGSRDLVREVATGNLDLALLILPLQSHDPALATTELLREELVVVSPASEPPPWEGGRLRIEDLRDQPLVMFRRGYDLREFTLGACRAAGFEPTFAVEGGEMDAVLGFVEAGLGMAVVPRMVADRRDSVRVTRFADPGLHRTIGLGRRNDVEPPRAARELRQVLVDYLTRAADANDLPPGTRAIRAGSGTGRRRRTPKAATPPED, encoded by the coding sequence GTGCAGCTGCAGCAACTCGCCTACTTCGTCGCGGTCGCCGAACTCCGGCACTTCACCCGGGCCGCGGAGCGCGTGCACGTCGCCCAGCCATCGCTGTCCCAGCAGATCCGCGCCCTGGAACGGGAACTTGGCGCCGAGCTGTTCCGCCGGGCCCGGGGCAACATCGCGTTGACAGACGCCGGTGAAGCCCTGCTGCCGTTGGCCCGCCGGATCCTCGCCGACACCGACACCGCGCGCCTGGAGGTCCAGGAGCTCGTACAGCTGCGCCGCGGCCGGGTCCGCCTGGGCGCCACGCCGAGCCTGTGCACCGGCCTCCTGCCGGACGTGCTGCGCGCGTACCACCAGCGCTACCCCGGCATCCACCTGATCATCGAGGAGGCCGGCTCCCGTGATCTCGTCCGCGAGGTCGCCACCGGAAACCTCGACCTCGCCCTGCTGATCCTCCCGCTGCAAAGCCACGACCCGGCACTGGCGACCACCGAGCTCCTGCGCGAGGAGCTGGTGGTGGTCTCCCCGGCCTCCGAGCCACCGCCCTGGGAGGGCGGGCGGTTGCGGATCGAGGACCTGCGCGACCAGCCACTGGTGATGTTCCGGCGGGGGTACGACCTGCGTGAGTTCACCCTGGGCGCCTGCCGCGCGGCGGGATTCGAGCCGACCTTCGCCGTCGAGGGCGGGGAGATGGACGCCGTACTCGGCTTCGTGGAGGCCGGCCTCGGCATGGCCGTGGTGCCACGCATGGTGGCCGACCGGCGCGACTCCGTACGCGTGACCCGGTTCGCCGACCCCGGGCTGCACCGCACCATCGGGCTCGGCCGCCGCAACGACGTCGAGCCCCCGCGCGCCGCCCGGGAGCTGCGGCAGGTGCTGGTCGACTACCTGACCCGGGCAGCCGACGCCAACGACCTCCCGCCGGGCACCCGCGCGATCCGAGCCGGGAGCGGGACCGGGCGCCGCCGGCGTACGCCGAAGGCCGCCACTCCACCCGAGGACTGA
- a CDS encoding LLM class F420-dependent oxidoreductase yields MRISLSIANFTWPDGPQRIGHHVGRLARIADQAGFHTLWVMDHLFQIGMNGPAELDMLEGYTTLAYAAGQTERIRLGTLVTAAPYRHPGLLVKTVTTLDVLSGGRAWLGIGAAWNAREAEGLGIPFPPTKERFARLEEVLRIALHMWRGDRSPYAGDHYHLADPLNSPNALTRPHPPILVGGMGERRTLRYVAKYADACNLFDIPDGEAVRKHKLAVLREHCEAEGRDYDEIEKTIAMSVAISRDGRDGTDSPARVLERLAELAASGMDHAIVAPPGPWDEESLELLGELVPDIEAIVPAGR; encoded by the coding sequence ATGCGCATCAGCCTGTCCATCGCCAACTTCACCTGGCCCGACGGCCCGCAACGGATCGGCCACCACGTCGGCCGGCTCGCCCGGATCGCGGATCAGGCCGGCTTCCACACCCTCTGGGTGATGGACCACCTCTTTCAGATCGGCATGAACGGCCCCGCCGAGCTGGACATGCTCGAGGGCTACACCACGCTCGCCTACGCCGCGGGCCAGACCGAACGCATCCGGCTCGGCACCCTCGTCACCGCCGCGCCGTACCGGCATCCTGGTCTCCTCGTGAAGACCGTGACCACGCTCGACGTCCTGTCCGGTGGCCGGGCCTGGCTGGGCATCGGCGCCGCCTGGAACGCCCGCGAGGCCGAGGGGCTGGGCATCCCGTTCCCGCCGACGAAGGAGCGTTTCGCCCGGCTGGAGGAGGTGCTCCGGATCGCGTTGCACATGTGGCGGGGCGACCGGTCGCCCTACGCCGGTGACCACTACCACCTCGCCGACCCGCTGAACTCGCCCAACGCCCTGACCCGGCCGCACCCGCCGATCCTCGTCGGAGGGATGGGGGAGCGCCGGACGCTGCGGTACGTCGCGAAGTACGCCGACGCCTGCAACCTCTTCGACATCCCGGACGGTGAGGCGGTCCGTAAGCACAAGCTCGCCGTCCTGCGCGAGCACTGCGAGGCCGAGGGGCGCGACTACGACGAGATCGAGAAGACGATCGCCATGTCGGTGGCGATCTCCCGGGACGGGCGGGACGGCACCGACTCGCCGGCGCGGGTGCTCGAACGGCTGGCCGAGCTCGCGGCGTCCGGCATGGACCACGCGATCGTCGCGCCGCCCGGACCGTGGGACGAGGAGTCGCTCGAACTGCTGGGTGAGCTCGTGCCCGACATCGAGGCGATCGTGCCGGCAGGTCGTTGA
- a CDS encoding YbaK/EbsC family protein, producing MSPQSEHVAATLRRLGAAGTVHVFDQEVPTAAAAAGRLGCDVGAIANSLVFVSGEEPLLVLTSGAHRVDTRYLARTLGLPKIRRADPEQVLAATGQEVGGVAPVGHPAPLRTVVDLWLEKYDPVWAGAGDHLSMFPTSYAELVRLTGGTPAQVAP from the coding sequence ATGAGCCCACAGTCCGAGCACGTGGCGGCGACGCTCCGCCGCCTCGGCGCCGCCGGCACGGTGCACGTGTTCGACCAGGAGGTGCCCACCGCCGCCGCGGCCGCCGGCCGGCTCGGCTGCGACGTGGGCGCGATCGCCAACAGCCTGGTCTTCGTGTCCGGCGAGGAGCCTCTCCTCGTCCTCACCAGCGGTGCCCACCGGGTCGACACCAGGTATCTCGCCCGTACGCTCGGCCTGCCGAAGATCCGTCGCGCCGACCCCGAGCAGGTCCTCGCCGCCACCGGGCAGGAGGTTGGCGGCGTCGCACCGGTCGGCCACCCCGCGCCGCTGCGCACCGTCGTCGACCTGTGGCTGGAGAAGTACGACCCGGTGTGGGCCGGCGCCGGCGACCACCTCAGCATGTTCCCCACCAGCTACGCCGAGCTCGTCCGGCTCACCGGAGGAACCCCGGCTCAGGTCGCGCCCTGA
- a CDS encoding Xaa-Pro peptidase family protein: MTTSVPSADLRLRLDRARAAAAAAGVDALLVSPGPDLRYLTGYDAKPLERLTCLLLPAQAGRAAQAAPVLVVPGLERAAAQASGVEELGLEIVPWQETEDPYALVAKLLPGVGSVALDNHMWAEKVLAFRASLPGVEQKLAGEVLRELRMRKTPAEVAELRAAGAAIDRVHARVGDWLRPGRTEAEVGRDIYDAIIAEGHVQVDFVIVGSGPNGASPHHEVSDRVIQAGEPVVVDIGGTTAAGYCSDETRTYAVGGEPSAEFRRYYDVLQRAQEAACAHVRPGVTAESVDAVARTIITEAGYGEEFIHRTGHGIGMESHEEPYIVAGNTLPLELGMAFSIEPGIYFEGRHGARIEDIVVVTETGVEAVNLRPRDLVVLDG; the protein is encoded by the coding sequence GTGACGACCTCCGTGCCTTCCGCCGACCTGCGTCTCCGCCTCGACCGTGCCCGCGCGGCAGCGGCCGCCGCGGGTGTCGACGCCCTGCTGGTCTCGCCGGGTCCCGACCTGCGCTATCTCACCGGCTACGACGCCAAGCCGCTGGAGCGGCTCACCTGTCTGCTGCTGCCCGCACAGGCAGGGCGGGCAGCACAGGCTGCTCCGGTGCTGGTGGTGCCGGGCCTGGAGCGCGCGGCGGCCCAGGCGTCCGGAGTGGAGGAGCTGGGGCTGGAGATCGTTCCCTGGCAGGAGACCGAGGATCCCTACGCCCTGGTGGCCAAGCTGCTGCCCGGCGTCGGCTCGGTGGCGCTGGACAACCACATGTGGGCGGAGAAGGTGCTCGCCTTCCGGGCTTCGCTGCCCGGCGTGGAGCAGAAGCTCGCGGGGGAGGTCCTGCGCGAGCTGCGGATGCGCAAGACGCCGGCCGAGGTGGCCGAGCTACGCGCGGCGGGGGCAGCGATCGACCGGGTGCACGCGCGGGTCGGTGACTGGCTGCGCCCGGGCCGCACCGAGGCCGAGGTGGGCCGCGACATCTACGACGCGATCATCGCCGAGGGCCACGTCCAGGTCGACTTCGTGATCGTGGGATCGGGCCCCAACGGCGCCTCGCCGCACCACGAGGTCTCCGACCGGGTGATCCAGGCCGGCGAGCCGGTGGTGGTCGACATCGGGGGGACCACGGCGGCCGGCTACTGCTCCGACGAGACCCGCACCTACGCCGTGGGCGGCGAGCCCTCGGCGGAGTTCCGTCGCTACTACGACGTTCTCCAGCGTGCACAGGAGGCTGCCTGCGCCCACGTGCGGCCGGGCGTCACCGCCGAGTCGGTCGACGCGGTCGCGCGCACGATCATCACCGAGGCGGGCTACGGCGAGGAGTTCATCCACCGCACCGGGCACGGCATCGGCATGGAAAGCCACGAGGAGCCCTACATCGTGGCCGGCAACACGCTGCCGCTGGAGCTTGGCATGGCGTTCTCGATCGAGCCCGGGATCTACTTCGAGGGCCGGCACGGCGCCCGGATCGAGGACATCGTGGTGGTCACCGAAACCGGCGTGGAGGCGGTCAACCTGCGTCCCCGCGACCTGGTGGTCCTCGATGGCTGA
- a CDS encoding methyltransferase domain-containing protein, with amino-acid sequence MFVLAAPGLAPLVQRELAGLPGVEVTDVGNDGRADVVLCTVDAGREAALLRLRTADDVFVELGRTFRSEGDKPPWIVRRVLRPGRLEAATGLWRSTHPGTGSRGRGGRQRLTYRVVARVLQERTWKRTELRRALDAGVSDAEPGWRPDDPAQIEVWALEYVKGRFVAGLRLTTVRMRQHGGRESERPGALRPPLAAAMVALAGDPPGRRPDRSGKPGSPGRADRADRSGLSGTLLDPCCGSGTILAEAKAVGWDVEGRDIDASAVSASRRNADTPHVQDGDVRDLDLPDASVDAVVSNLPFGRQYAVQGDPAVWIADVMAELARVTRPGGRVVLLVPELPKQAVPATLRLRDRHEVRLLGTTSTIWAYDRR; translated from the coding sequence ATGTTCGTGCTCGCCGCTCCCGGACTCGCCCCGCTGGTCCAACGCGAGCTGGCCGGCCTGCCCGGCGTGGAGGTCACCGACGTCGGCAACGACGGGCGTGCGGACGTCGTTCTGTGCACCGTCGACGCCGGACGCGAGGCCGCCCTCCTGCGCCTGCGTACGGCCGACGACGTGTTCGTCGAGCTCGGCCGGACCTTCCGGTCCGAAGGGGACAAGCCACCGTGGATCGTGCGCCGGGTCCTGCGCCCGGGCCGGCTGGAGGCCGCCACCGGGTTGTGGCGGTCGACGCACCCGGGCACCGGTAGCCGTGGACGGGGTGGGCGGCAGCGACTGACGTACCGCGTCGTGGCCAGGGTGTTGCAGGAGCGCACGTGGAAGCGGACCGAGCTGCGCCGGGCGCTGGACGCCGGGGTGAGTGACGCCGAGCCCGGCTGGCGGCCCGACGACCCCGCCCAGATCGAGGTGTGGGCACTGGAGTACGTCAAGGGCCGGTTCGTCGCCGGCCTGCGGCTGACGACCGTACGGATGCGCCAGCACGGCGGCCGTGAGTCCGAACGTCCCGGTGCGCTGCGCCCGCCGCTCGCCGCCGCGATGGTGGCGCTGGCCGGCGACCCGCCGGGCCGTCGACCGGACAGATCCGGCAAGCCCGGCTCGCCGGGCAGGGCGGACAGGGCTGACAGGTCCGGCCTGTCCGGCACCCTGCTGGACCCGTGCTGCGGCTCGGGCACGATCCTCGCCGAGGCCAAGGCGGTGGGCTGGGACGTCGAGGGCCGCGACATCGACGCCAGCGCGGTCTCGGCCAGCCGGCGCAACGCCGACACCCCGCACGTGCAGGACGGCGACGTTCGCGACCTCGACCTGCCGGACGCGTCCGTGGACGCCGTCGTGTCCAACCTGCCGTTCGGGCGTCAGTACGCCGTGCAGGGTGACCCGGCGGTGTGGATCGCCGACGTGATGGCCGAGCTGGCCCGGGTGACCCGCCCGGGCGGACGGGTCGTCCTGCTGGTGCCGGAGCTGCCGAAGCAGGCGGTCCCGGCCACGCTTCGGCTGCGGGACCGGCACGAGGTCCGGCTGCTCGGCACGACCAGCACGATCTGGGCGTACGACCGGCGATGA
- a CDS encoding fumarate reductase/succinate dehydrogenase flavoprotein subunit yields the protein MTSEFDTSEFETSRTDLPYVLGAPIVDHKAPDGPIEERWGRRRFEAKLVNPANRRKHTVIVVGTGLAGGSAGATLAEQGYRVVQFCYQDSPRRAHSIAAQGGINAAKNYRNDGDSVHRLFYDTVKGGDFRSRESNVHRLAEVSVEIIDQCVAQGVPFAREYGGLLDTRSFGGVQVSRTFYARGQTGQQLLLGAYQALCRQIDAGNIEMHARTEMLDLIVVDGRARGIVARDLVTGQISIHLADAVVLASGGYGNVFYLSTNAKNSNATAIWRAHRRGAYFGNPCFTQIHPTCIPRSGDHQSKLTLMSESLRNDGRIWVPKAKGDDRPPEQIPEDERDYYLERIYPSFGNLVPRDIASRAAKNVCDEGRGVGPGGQGVYLDFADAIARMGREKVEERYGNLFEMYERITAEDPYTRPMRIYPAVHYTMGGLWVDYDLSTTVPGLFAIGEANFSDHGANRLGASALMQGLADGYFVLPATINDYLATAPNEKVAPDHPEVSAVVAGVNDRLRRLLAVDGDRTPDSFHRELGELMWDECGMARNEAGLRKALERIPQLREEFWRRVKVPGTGYELNQSLEKANRVADFLELAELMCLDALHRSESCGGHFREESQSPEGEAQRDDENFTYVAAWEWSGAGAEPVLHKEDLSFEYVHPTQRSYA from the coding sequence ATGACATCTGAGTTCGACACCTCCGAGTTCGAGACCTCCCGTACCGACCTGCCGTACGTCCTCGGCGCCCCGATCGTCGACCACAAGGCACCCGACGGCCCGATCGAGGAGCGGTGGGGCCGCCGCCGGTTCGAGGCGAAGCTGGTCAACCCCGCCAACCGCCGCAAGCACACGGTGATCGTCGTCGGCACCGGCCTGGCCGGTGGTTCGGCCGGCGCGACCCTGGCCGAGCAGGGCTACCGCGTGGTGCAGTTCTGCTACCAGGACTCCCCGCGCCGGGCGCACTCGATCGCAGCGCAGGGCGGGATCAACGCCGCGAAGAACTACCGCAACGACGGCGACTCGGTGCACCGGCTCTTCTACGACACCGTGAAGGGCGGCGACTTCCGCTCCCGTGAGTCGAACGTGCACCGGCTGGCCGAGGTGTCGGTGGAGATCATCGACCAGTGCGTCGCCCAGGGCGTGCCGTTCGCCCGTGAGTACGGTGGCCTGCTGGACACCCGGTCCTTCGGCGGCGTGCAGGTCTCGCGCACGTTCTACGCCCGCGGCCAGACGGGCCAGCAGTTGCTCCTCGGGGCGTACCAGGCGCTGTGCCGCCAGATCGACGCCGGCAACATCGAGATGCACGCCCGCACCGAGATGCTGGACCTGATCGTCGTCGACGGTCGCGCCCGCGGCATCGTGGCCCGCGACCTGGTGACCGGCCAGATCTCGATCCACCTCGCCGACGCGGTGGTGCTCGCCTCCGGTGGGTACGGCAACGTCTTCTACCTGTCCACCAACGCCAAGAACTCCAACGCAACCGCGATCTGGCGGGCACACCGGCGCGGTGCGTACTTCGGCAATCCCTGCTTCACCCAGATCCACCCCACCTGCATCCCGCGCTCGGGCGACCACCAGTCCAAGCTCACGTTGATGAGCGAGTCGCTGCGCAACGACGGCCGGATCTGGGTGCCGAAGGCCAAGGGCGACGACCGGCCGCCGGAGCAGATCCCCGAGGACGAGCGCGACTACTACCTCGAACGCATCTACCCCTCCTTCGGCAACCTCGTGCCGCGCGACATCGCCTCCCGGGCGGCGAAGAACGTCTGCGACGAGGGCAGGGGCGTCGGACCCGGAGGCCAGGGCGTCTACCTCGACTTCGCCGACGCGATCGCGCGGATGGGCCGGGAGAAGGTCGAGGAGCGCTACGGCAACCTGTTCGAGATGTACGAGCGGATCACCGCCGAGGATCCTTACACCCGGCCGATGCGCATCTATCCCGCGGTCCACTACACGATGGGCGGGCTGTGGGTCGACTACGACCTGTCCACCACCGTGCCGGGGCTGTTCGCGATCGGGGAGGCGAACTTCTCCGACCACGGCGCCAACCGGCTCGGCGCCAGTGCGCTGATGCAGGGGCTCGCGGACGGCTACTTCGTCCTGCCCGCGACGATCAACGACTACCTCGCCACCGCTCCCAACGAGAAGGTCGCACCGGACCACCCGGAGGTCTCCGCGGTCGTCGCCGGTGTCAACGACCGCTTGCGCAGGCTGCTGGCCGTCGACGGCGACCGTACGCCGGACTCCTTCCACCGCGAGCTCGGTGAGCTGATGTGGGACGAGTGTGGAATGGCGCGCAACGAGGCCGGCCTGCGCAAGGCGTTGGAGCGGATTCCCCAGCTGCGGGAGGAGTTCTGGCGCCGGGTGAAGGTGCCGGGCACGGGGTACGAGCTCAACCAGTCGCTGGAGAAGGCGAACCGGGTCGCGGACTTCCTGGAGCTCGCCGAGCTGATGTGCCTGGACGCCCTGCACCGTTCGGAGTCCTGCGGCGGCCACTTCCGCGAGGAGAGCCAGAGCCCGGAGGGCGAGGCGCAGCGTGACGACGAGAACTTCACCTACGTCGCGGCCTGGGAGTGGTCCGGAGCAGGCGCCGAACCCGTGCTGCACAAGGAAGACCTGAGCTTCGAGTACGTCCACCCCACCCAGCGGAGCTACGCATGA
- the ligD gene encoding non-homologous end-joining DNA ligase gives MTELPGPPGLPGLPHVAPMLATPGSMPPAADQHRWAFEMKWDGVRAVAYVADGQVILLGRSGRDFTTTYPEVGAVADLLPGRRCVLDGEVVALDERGRPSFELLQARMHGPGSGRGRRRAAAGSSGSTGSTARAGKPPVVYLVFDLLALDGTSMLARPYTARREALEGLGLAGAYCQVPPAFEGAGDAALATSRAQGLEGVVAKRLSAPYEPGRRSASWVKVKNLRTQEVVIAGWRVGEGSRAGTFGALLCGVYDEGRLVYAGRVGTGFDQGKLADLTARLAPLEQRTQPFDQRLPTAEARGAHWVRPVLVGEVAFSEWTRDGRLRHPVWRGLRPDKDPDEVVRES, from the coding sequence GTGACCGAACTCCCCGGGCCACCCGGACTCCCCGGGCTGCCACACGTCGCGCCGATGCTGGCGACGCCCGGATCGATGCCACCGGCCGCCGACCAGCACCGCTGGGCGTTCGAGATGAAGTGGGACGGAGTCCGGGCGGTCGCCTACGTCGCCGACGGGCAGGTCATACTGCTCGGCCGGTCCGGTCGTGACTTCACCACCACCTATCCGGAGGTGGGCGCGGTCGCGGACCTGCTGCCGGGCCGGCGGTGCGTGCTGGACGGTGAGGTGGTCGCTCTGGACGAGCGGGGACGGCCGAGCTTCGAGCTGCTCCAGGCCCGCATGCACGGACCCGGCTCAGGACGCGGACGCCGCCGCGCGGCGGCCGGCAGTTCCGGCAGCACCGGCAGCACCGCGAGGGCTGGCAAGCCGCCGGTCGTCTACCTCGTCTTCGACCTGCTGGCCCTGGACGGCACCTCGATGCTGGCCCGTCCCTACACCGCCCGCCGGGAGGCGCTGGAGGGACTCGGCCTGGCTGGTGCGTACTGCCAGGTTCCGCCCGCGTTCGAGGGCGCAGGGGACGCCGCGCTGGCGACCAGCCGAGCCCAGGGCCTGGAGGGCGTGGTGGCCAAGCGCCTGTCCGCGCCGTACGAACCCGGCCGGCGCAGCGCGTCCTGGGTGAAGGTCAAGAACCTCCGCACCCAGGAGGTGGTGATCGCCGGCTGGCGGGTCGGTGAGGGATCGCGGGCCGGCACGTTCGGCGCCCTGCTGTGCGGTGTGTACGACGAGGGCCGGCTGGTGTACGCGGGGCGGGTCGGTACCGGCTTCGACCAGGGGAAGCTCGCCGACCTGACCGCCCGGCTGGCGCCGCTGGAGCAGCGCACCCAGCCGTTCGACCAGCGGCTGCCCACGGCGGAGGCGCGCGGCGCCCACTGGGTCCGGCCGGTGCTGGTCGGCGAGGTGGCGTTCTCGGAGTGGACCCGGGACGGGCGCCTGCGCCATCCCGTCTGGCGCGGGCTGCGACCGGACAAGGACCCGGACGAGGTGGTCCGCGAGTCCTGA
- a CDS encoding Lrp/AsnC family transcriptional regulator: MEDLDRQIVRLLASHGRMSYTELGKLTGLSTSAVHQRVRRLEQRGIIKGYAAVVDYEALDLPLTAFISIKPIDPSQPDDSPDLLQDVPEIEDCHSVAGDENYLLKVRVTSPRALEELLARIRSKANVSTRSLIVLSTPYEHRPPAV, translated from the coding sequence GTGGAGGACCTCGACCGTCAGATCGTCCGGCTGCTCGCTTCCCACGGCCGGATGTCGTACACCGAGCTGGGCAAGCTCACCGGCCTGTCCACCTCGGCCGTGCACCAGCGCGTCCGCCGGCTGGAGCAGCGCGGAATCATCAAGGGATACGCCGCGGTCGTCGACTACGAGGCGCTCGACCTGCCGTTGACGGCGTTCATCTCGATCAAGCCGATCGACCCCAGCCAGCCCGACGACTCACCCGACCTGCTCCAGGACGTGCCCGAGATCGAGGACTGTCACTCGGTCGCCGGCGACGAGAACTACCTGCTCAAGGTCCGGGTCACGAGTCCTCGCGCACTGGAGGAGTTGCTGGCCCGGATCCGGTCCAAGGCCAACGTCTCCACCCGTTCGCTGATCGTGTTGTCCACGCCGTACGAACACCGCCCGCCGGCCGTCTAG
- a CDS encoding PadR family transcriptional regulator — protein sequence MVRRQSADLVGLTVLALLLQGPRHPYELHRLIVDTHKDYITGLPRSLYHAVDRLMNDELIVPVETSREGRRPERTVYQITADGRAELAARLRGLLERTDGDRPTFTAAVSLLGCLPVEEAVRSLGTRVAGLEGSMATLDGVMETLRAGGLPRLLLLELEYARAATAAELQWVRGLLADIRVGDLTWTSPLTGADLGPHQGLDAATDEEEQRRR from the coding sequence GTGGTCCGCCGGCAGTCCGCCGACCTGGTGGGCCTCACCGTGCTCGCGTTGCTGCTGCAGGGGCCGCGGCACCCCTACGAGCTGCACCGGCTCATCGTCGACACGCACAAGGACTACATCACCGGGCTTCCCCGCAGCCTCTACCACGCTGTCGACCGGTTGATGAACGACGAGCTGATCGTCCCGGTGGAGACCAGTCGGGAGGGCCGGCGGCCGGAGCGCACGGTCTACCAGATCACTGCCGACGGCCGGGCCGAGCTCGCCGCGCGGCTGCGCGGCCTGCTGGAGCGGACCGACGGGGACCGGCCGACGTTCACCGCCGCCGTGTCGCTGCTGGGCTGCCTGCCGGTCGAGGAGGCCGTGCGCAGCCTCGGCACCCGGGTGGCCGGCCTGGAGGGCAGCATGGCCACCCTCGACGGGGTGATGGAGACCCTGCGCGCCGGCGGGCTGCCGCGGCTGCTTCTGCTGGAACTGGAGTACGCCCGTGCCGCCACGGCCGCCGAACTGCAGTGGGTACGCGGCCTGCTCGCCGACATCAGGGTCGGCGACCTGACCTGGACGTCACCACTGACCGGCGCTGATCTGGGACCGCACCAGGGATTGGACGCGGCCACCGACGAGGAGGAGCAGCGACGGAGGTGA
- a CDS encoding succinate dehydrogenase cytochrome b subunit, with translation MALATGAARPSVARTLWSSTIGKKAVMAGTGVIMLAFLVVHMLGNLKIFFGAADFNHYAGWLRTIGSPALPSSGFLWVQRVVLVGAVVAHGIAAYQLSRRDVSARPSRYQHRPPARTSYATRTMRWGGVILGLFIVWHILDLTTLTINPLGRAHHPYENVVADFRVWYVNVVYILAMLALGLHIRHGFWSAAQTLGANNRARDRGLKATANVLAVVLTAGFLVVPVAVMTGVVS, from the coding sequence ATGGCATTGGCGACAGGTGCGGCCCGGCCGTCCGTGGCCCGAACGTTGTGGTCCTCGACCATCGGTAAGAAAGCGGTCATGGCCGGCACCGGCGTGATCATGCTGGCCTTCCTGGTCGTCCACATGCTCGGCAATCTCAAGATCTTCTTCGGCGCGGCGGACTTCAACCACTACGCCGGCTGGCTGCGGACCATCGGTTCGCCGGCGCTGCCCTCCTCGGGCTTCCTCTGGGTGCAGCGCGTGGTGCTGGTCGGCGCCGTCGTCGCCCACGGCATCGCGGCGTACCAACTGAGCCGCCGCGACGTGTCGGCCCGGCCGAGCAGGTACCAGCACCGGCCGCCGGCGCGCACCAGTTACGCCACCCGCACGATGCGCTGGGGCGGCGTCATCCTCGGCCTGTTCATCGTGTGGCACATCCTGGACCTGACCACACTCACCATCAACCCGCTCGGGCGCGCGCACCACCCGTACGAGAACGTCGTCGCCGACTTCCGCGTGTGGTACGTCAACGTCGTCTACATCCTCGCCATGCTCGCCCTGGGACTGCACATCCGGCACGGCTTCTGGAGTGCCGCGCAGACCCTGGGCGCCAACAACCGTGCCCGCGACCGCGGCCTGAAGGCCACCGCGAACGTCCTCGCGGTGGTGCTCACGGCCGGCTTCCTGGTCGTCCCCGTCGCGGTCATGACCGGAGTCGTGAGCTGA